A region of Petrotoga mexicana DSM 14811 DNA encodes the following proteins:
- the iscB gene encoding RNA-guided endonuclease IscB, whose protein sequence is MLVYVLNKHGKPLMPCKPSKARKLLKEEKAKVIRKEPFTIQLLYGSSGYKQPITLGVDAGSKTVGLSATTENKELFAAEVELRDDIPKLISQKRQYRRDRRFRKTRYRKPRFLNRVHSKNKGWLAPSVEHKIKSHIKLIDLVHSLLPVTKIVVEVASFDIQKIKNPNIEGKQYQQGEQLDFWNVREYVLWRDNYTCQHCKGKTKDKRLNIHHIESRQIGGDAPNNLITLCETCHKDYHDGKIKLNFKRGQKFKDATFMGIMRWTLYNRLKTLYPNIHLTYGYITKNTRIQNGLPKTHRIDALCISGHPQAKQLEHYYHIKEVRRHNRQIHKANILKGGIRKLNQAPYLVHGFRLFDKVKYNGIKCFIYGRRSTGYFDIRKVDGTVIHRSAKSKDLILVSKTKTLLWERRENSAFLSPLNRASAS, encoded by the coding sequence ATGTTAGTGTACGTTTTAAACAAACATGGGAAACCTCTTATGCCTTGTAAACCTTCAAAGGCAAGAAAATTACTTAAAGAGGAAAAAGCCAAGGTTATTAGAAAAGAACCTTTTACCATTCAGCTCCTCTATGGTAGTAGCGGTTATAAACAACCTATTACTTTAGGAGTAGATGCGGGAAGTAAAACTGTAGGCTTGTCTGCTACTACTGAAAATAAGGAACTTTTTGCAGCAGAGGTTGAACTAAGGGACGATATACCTAAACTTATATCTCAAAAACGACAGTATCGTAGAGATAGACGTTTCAGAAAAACAAGGTATAGGAAACCACGCTTTTTAAATCGTGTCCACAGTAAGAACAAAGGATGGCTTGCACCGTCGGTAGAACATAAAATAAAATCGCACATTAAACTGATTGATCTAGTTCACAGTTTGCTTCCTGTTACAAAAATTGTAGTAGAAGTTGCAAGTTTCGATATACAAAAGATTAAGAATCCTAATATTGAAGGCAAACAATACCAACAAGGGGAACAATTAGATTTTTGGAATGTAAGGGAATATGTTCTATGGAGAGATAACTACACCTGTCAACACTGCAAAGGCAAAACCAAAGATAAAAGACTCAATATTCACCACATCGAAAGTAGACAAATAGGTGGAGATGCACCCAATAATTTAATTACATTGTGCGAAACATGCCATAAGGATTACCACGATGGAAAGATTAAATTGAATTTTAAAAGAGGACAAAAGTTTAAAGATGCTACATTTATGGGTATTATGAGATGGACTTTATACAATAGATTAAAAACACTATACCCTAACATTCATCTAACTTATGGATATATCACTAAAAATACAAGAATACAAAATGGTTTACCTAAAACACATAGAATAGACGCTTTATGTATTAGTGGTCATCCTCAAGCAAAACAATTAGAGCATTATTATCACATTAAAGAAGTTAGACGACACAATAGACAAATACACAAAGCTAACATTCTAAAGGGAGGAATAAGAAAACTTAACCAAGCACCTTATCTAGTACATGGTTTTAGATTGTTTGATAAAGTAAAATACAATGGTATTAAATGTTTCATATATGGAAGACGTTCAACTGGATACTTTGATATAAGAAAAGTTGATGGCACAGTAATTCATAGAAGTGCAAAAAGCAAAGATTTAATCTTAGTAAGCAAAACTAAAACTCTATTATGGGAAAGGAGAGAAAATTCTGCATTCCTCTCACCACTGAACCGGGCTTCCGCCTCTTAA
- the rimO gene encoding 30S ribosomal protein S12 methylthiotransferase RimO, protein MKKFHIVKLGCPKNDADMEIFKGLLQSKGHKYESNPQFADYIFIDTCGFIEEAKKESIEAIFEYASLKDNNKNLKVIPIGCLAQRYFDDILKDIPEIDGLFGVLSPKTIVEKVENGQYFFKNDIPETLYDCKIRAIPDSHYAYVKIGDGCSRNCAFCSIPTFKGKPKSRSIEEINEEVEFLVSKGVKEIILVSQDNTLYGIDNYQKQALPDLLDKLNNIKGRFWIRVMYLHPDFLSEDIIESIHRNEKVLNYFDVPIQHISDKILQSMGRHKKRNELMKLFEKIRKEPSAIRTTLMVGFPGEKAEDFEELLDFVKEIKFERMGSFKFSKEENTKSFTLPEQIDEQIKKQRQNELMTVQSEISKNIMEKYIGKTLEVLLEEKEDNVYIGRSYLDAPEIDGNIYIKNYGDKELSLGNFVKARITGSYEYDLEGEIVEYEHTKFVELF, encoded by the coding sequence ATGAAAAAGTTTCACATAGTAAAATTAGGTTGTCCAAAAAACGATGCAGATATGGAAATATTCAAAGGGTTGCTCCAAAGCAAAGGACACAAATACGAAAGTAACCCTCAATTTGCTGATTACATATTCATAGATACATGTGGTTTCATCGAAGAAGCTAAAAAAGAAAGCATCGAAGCTATATTTGAATATGCCTCCTTAAAAGATAATAACAAAAATCTAAAAGTTATACCAATAGGTTGCTTAGCTCAACGGTATTTTGATGATATTCTTAAAGATATCCCTGAAATTGATGGATTATTTGGTGTGTTGTCTCCAAAAACCATAGTTGAAAAAGTTGAAAATGGTCAATATTTTTTTAAAAATGATATTCCTGAAACTCTGTACGATTGTAAAATTAGAGCGATTCCAGACTCACACTACGCATACGTAAAAATTGGGGATGGGTGTAGTAGAAATTGTGCCTTTTGTTCTATACCCACGTTCAAAGGAAAACCAAAAAGCAGAAGTATCGAAGAAATAAACGAAGAAGTAGAATTTTTGGTATCCAAAGGTGTAAAAGAAATCATTCTCGTATCCCAAGATAATACATTGTACGGCATAGATAATTACCAAAAGCAGGCACTACCAGATTTACTAGACAAACTTAACAATATAAAAGGAAGATTTTGGATCAGGGTTATGTACTTACATCCGGATTTCTTAAGTGAAGACATCATAGAAAGCATACATAGAAATGAAAAAGTATTAAATTATTTCGATGTACCAATTCAACATATCTCTGATAAAATTTTGCAAAGTATGGGCAGACATAAGAAAAGAAATGAGTTAATGAAACTATTTGAGAAAATCAGAAAAGAACCATCTGCTATAAGAACCACGTTAATGGTAGGGTTCCCCGGAGAAAAAGCTGAAGATTTTGAAGAGTTACTCGATTTCGTGAAAGAAATAAAATTTGAACGAATGGGGAGCTTTAAATTCTCAAAAGAAGAAAATACCAAGTCATTCACATTGCCAGAACAAATTGATGAACAAATTAAGAAACAAAGGCAAAATGAACTAATGACTGTTCAAAGTGAAATTTCTAAAAACATCATGGAAAAATATATAGGTAAAACTTTAGAAGTTCTTTTGGAAGAGAAAGAAGATAACGTTTATATCGGAAGAAGCTATTTAGACGCTCCAGAAATTGATGGAAATATATATATAAAAAATTACGGTGACAAAGAACTATCTTTAGGGAATTTCGTCAAAGCAAGAATTACTGGCTCATACGAATATGATCTGGAAGGAGAAATCGTTGAATATGAACATACCAAATTTGTTGAGCTTTTCTAG
- the pgsA gene encoding CDP-diacylglycerol--glycerol-3-phosphate 3-phosphatidyltransferase — protein MNIPNLLSFSRIILAIPIFILTIFGEPFYIVALVLFIIASLTDWLDGYVARRTGQVTDIGKFFDQISDKILINSVFIAMLGVGILPAWFVAIIVSRDTFVSGLRMAAANKNIVVPADKFGKLKTVLEIALIIVIYLMLWNFLVNALIYLTVIISLLSGVNYTIKTAKQF, from the coding sequence ATGAACATACCAAATTTGTTGAGCTTTTCTAGGATAATACTAGCCATTCCAATATTTATTTTAACTATTTTTGGAGAACCGTTTTATATCGTAGCCTTGGTTTTATTTATTATAGCTTCTTTAACTGATTGGTTAGACGGTTATGTTGCCAGAAGAACAGGGCAGGTTACCGATATCGGCAAATTTTTTGACCAAATATCTGACAAAATACTTATAAATTCCGTTTTTATTGCAATGTTAGGTGTTGGGATTTTGCCTGCATGGTTTGTAGCAATAATTGTATCAAGAGACACCTTTGTGAGTGGTTTAAGGATGGCAGCTGCAAACAAAAACATCGTTGTTCCTGCTGATAAGTTTGGTAAACTAAAAACCGTCTTAGAAATTGCTTTAATCATTGTAATATACTTGATGCTTTGGAATTTTTTAGTTAATGCTTTGATCTATTTGACTGTTATAATTAGTCTATTATCAGGGGTAAATTATACTATAAAAACCGCTAAGCAATTTTAA
- the thpR gene encoding RNA 2',3'-cyclic phosphodiesterase, whose translation MTQLKNTNSYNTDKLRSFIAIETNEKLEGLVNDLIERFQRMGFKANWTKAKNVHLTLFFLGDQKMEKIAQLAYKIGERISGFPTFHFNIHKMGFFENDSEPKVLWLGIQEDNTLIGLYEEIKKVLKISELEVKDTNFLPHITVGRVKSFPNHWKELINSVTFDQIQVYVNSIGIYSSELTRKGPIYKKLYTVDFEGGVIING comes from the coding sequence ATGACACAGCTAAAAAATACAAATAGCTACAACACCGATAAATTAAGGTCCTTCATCGCTATCGAAACTAATGAAAAATTAGAAGGGTTAGTAAATGATTTAATCGAAAGGTTTCAAAGGATGGGATTTAAAGCCAATTGGACAAAAGCAAAAAATGTCCATTTAACATTGTTTTTCCTTGGGGATCAAAAAATGGAAAAGATAGCTCAGTTGGCTTATAAAATCGGTGAAAGAATATCCGGATTCCCCACGTTTCATTTTAATATCCATAAAATGGGATTCTTTGAAAACGATTCTGAACCAAAGGTGTTATGGCTGGGAATACAAGAAGATAATACCTTAATTGGTTTGTATGAAGAAATAAAAAAGGTACTAAAGATTTCAGAATTAGAGGTTAAAGATACCAACTTTTTACCTCATATTACAGTCGGAAGGGTTAAATCGTTCCCTAACCATTGGAAAGAACTAATTAATTCTGTAACTTTTGATCAAATCCAAGTATACGTAAATTCTATCGGTATATACTCTTCTGAACTAACAAGGAAAGGCCCAATATATAAAAAACTTTACACGGTTGACTTTGAAGGAGGCGTCATCATTAATGGCTAA
- the recA gene encoding recombinase RecA → MAKNDSKDTNKEELLEKLVKELEKNHGTGSVMIMGKGLDNSNISVVPSGCLSLDIALGVGGYPRGRIVEIFGNESSGKTTLALHSLAEVQKLNGIAAFVDAEHALDVEYAKKLGVDVDKLIVSQPDYGEQALEIVDSLIRSNIVDLIVVDSVAALVPKAEIEGAMGDSHMGLQARLMSQALRKLAGSISKSKSIVIFINQVRMKIGVVYGNPETTTGGIALKFYSTIRVEVRKGSAIREGKDQIGNETTLKIVKNKVAPPFKQANVDMIFGRGIAKENDIFNLAVEEDLIQRKGAWFSYINENGEEVSLGQGKTNSISYLMENPEILDYLEYTIRKKHNLIIPDYLIEKFESNSSKSKKEKNEETQKN, encoded by the coding sequence ATGGCTAAAAATGATTCTAAAGATACAAATAAAGAAGAATTGTTAGAGAAACTTGTTAAAGAGTTAGAAAAAAATCATGGAACAGGATCGGTCATGATAATGGGCAAGGGATTGGATAACAGCAATATATCCGTTGTACCAAGTGGATGTTTATCGCTAGACATAGCTTTGGGTGTTGGCGGGTATCCAAGGGGAAGAATTGTAGAAATATTTGGAAACGAATCATCGGGTAAAACTACACTAGCTCTTCATTCCTTAGCGGAAGTCCAAAAATTGAACGGTATAGCTGCATTTGTTGATGCCGAACATGCTTTAGATGTTGAATATGCTAAAAAGCTAGGCGTAGATGTCGACAAATTGATAGTTTCACAACCAGATTATGGTGAACAAGCCCTTGAAATTGTAGATTCTTTGATCAGATCTAACATAGTAGACTTAATAGTGGTAGACTCTGTAGCCGCTCTGGTACCGAAAGCAGAAATAGAAGGAGCTATGGGAGACTCTCACATGGGACTCCAAGCAAGGCTAATGTCTCAAGCTCTAAGAAAACTAGCTGGGAGTATAAGTAAATCCAAATCTATAGTAATATTTATAAACCAGGTAAGGATGAAAATTGGTGTAGTGTACGGTAACCCAGAAACTACTACAGGAGGAATTGCACTAAAATTTTATTCTACGATCAGGGTAGAGGTAAGAAAAGGTAGTGCAATAAGAGAAGGAAAAGATCAGATAGGAAATGAAACAACCTTAAAAATCGTAAAAAATAAGGTTGCCCCACCCTTCAAACAAGCAAATGTGGACATGATCTTTGGACGAGGCATCGCAAAAGAAAACGATATCTTTAACCTAGCTGTAGAGGAAGATTTAATTCAAAGAAAAGGAGCTTGGTTCTCTTATATCAACGAAAATGGTGAAGAAGTCAGTTTAGGACAGGGTAAAACCAATTCAATTAGTTATCTCATGGAAAACCCTGAAATACTTGATTATTTAGAATATACTATTCGCAAGAAGCACAATTTAATTATTCCCGATTATCTGATTGAAAAGTTCGAATCTAACTCGTCAAAGAGCAAAAAAGAGAAAAATGAAGAAACACAAAAAAATTAA
- a CDS encoding regulatory protein RecX: MKKHKKINPKDEKAAEKSALNLIKYRARSEKELSDRLKEKGFDEEVIDKVIEKCKKSGLIDDKLFAYLYTYDKLTLDKKGPMFIQHELKRLGVDERLIFEALEKVKNEVDINVIALELAKNYYERKQDVLKTKAYLYRRGFEPDIINSVIENLRGD; this comes from the coding sequence ATGAAGAAACACAAAAAAATTAATCCAAAAGATGAAAAAGCAGCTGAAAAATCTGCATTGAATTTAATAAAGTATCGTGCCAGATCAGAAAAAGAACTCTCGGACCGTCTAAAAGAAAAAGGCTTTGACGAAGAAGTTATTGATAAAGTTATAGAAAAATGCAAGAAGAGTGGTTTGATAGATGACAAACTTTTTGCGTATTTATATACATATGACAAGTTAACTCTAGACAAAAAAGGCCCCATGTTTATACAACATGAATTAAAACGTTTGGGAGTAGATGAAAGATTGATTTTTGAGGCCCTTGAGAAAGTCAAAAACGAAGTAGATATAAATGTAATTGCCTTAGAATTGGCAAAAAATTATTATGAAAGAAAACAGGACGTTCTCAAAACTAAAGCTTACTTGTATAGAAGAGGTTTTGAGCCAGACATTATAAACTCTGTTATTGAAAACTTAAGAGGTGATTAA
- the rny gene encoding ribonuclease Y, protein MLVYIIIGAAIFILSLLVGINIGNKRVISTLKTKKEELEVEIKNKQKEIDKILKKAEEEAKALKQKELLEAKEEIHKLRQQFDLEAKQQREELKTNEERLIRKEESLSKKEENLEKLKEKLEAQHENVQKLEKELETKLNEIAKMTEEEARQIVINEARDKYEREIAQKFKEIKDYYEEESKKYARWVITTAIQRYASDVTSEITTSTVSLPTDDMKGRIIGREGRNIRTFEKLTGADLIIDDTPEIVVVSSFNPLRREIAKRTLEMLVADGRIHPARIEELYEKSKNEIQEYIKEVGKEAVMRVGIKQPHLEIIKLLGRLKFRTSYGQDVLEHSIEVAQFAGMMASELGLNVELAKRAALFHDLGKAVDHEVEGSHAIVGGQIAKRYGEKLEVVNAIQYHHNEVDPMTPEAVLVAASDALSASRPGARKETLENYIRRIEQLEEIAKSFRYVDKAYAIQAGRELRIIVQPDKVEDEIAEKLAHDISVQIEEKVQYPGVIKVTVIREKRSVAYAS, encoded by the coding sequence ATTTTGGTATATATAATTATAGGAGCAGCAATATTTATCTTATCTCTGCTTGTTGGAATTAATATTGGAAACAAAAGGGTTATTTCTACATTAAAAACAAAAAAAGAAGAATTGGAAGTTGAAATAAAAAACAAACAAAAAGAAATAGATAAGATATTAAAAAAAGCAGAAGAAGAAGCTAAGGCATTAAAACAAAAAGAATTACTAGAGGCAAAAGAAGAGATACATAAACTTAGACAACAATTTGATTTAGAAGCAAAGCAACAAAGAGAAGAACTTAAAACCAACGAAGAAAGATTAATAAGAAAGGAAGAAAGTTTATCAAAAAAAGAAGAAAACTTAGAAAAACTGAAAGAAAAATTGGAAGCTCAACACGAAAATGTCCAAAAATTAGAGAAAGAATTAGAGACGAAATTAAATGAAATTGCAAAAATGACTGAAGAAGAAGCACGCCAAATAGTAATAAACGAAGCAAGAGATAAGTATGAAAGAGAAATTGCCCAAAAGTTCAAAGAAATAAAAGATTATTACGAAGAAGAGTCAAAAAAATATGCCAGATGGGTTATCACTACCGCTATTCAAAGATATGCATCAGATGTTACCAGCGAAATAACAACCTCAACTGTATCCTTGCCTACAGATGACATGAAAGGAAGGATAATTGGTAGAGAGGGAAGAAACATCAGAACCTTTGAAAAACTCACAGGAGCCGATTTAATAATCGATGATACACCAGAAATAGTTGTTGTATCCTCGTTCAACCCATTAAGACGAGAGATAGCAAAAAGAACACTTGAAATGCTTGTAGCTGATGGAAGAATACATCCTGCTAGAATAGAAGAGCTCTATGAGAAATCAAAAAACGAAATCCAAGAATACATAAAAGAAGTAGGAAAAGAAGCGGTAATGAGAGTAGGTATAAAACAGCCACACCTTGAAATAATTAAACTTCTAGGTAGATTAAAATTTAGAACCAGTTATGGACAAGATGTATTGGAACATTCAATAGAGGTAGCGCAATTTGCTGGAATGATGGCAAGCGAATTAGGATTGAACGTTGAACTAGCTAAAAGAGCGGCTTTATTCCATGATTTAGGAAAAGCTGTTGATCATGAAGTTGAAGGATCACACGCTATTGTTGGAGGGCAAATTGCTAAGAGATACGGAGAAAAATTAGAAGTAGTTAATGCGATACAGTATCACCATAACGAAGTTGACCCGATGACACCCGAAGCTGTTTTAGTTGCTGCAAGTGATGCGTTATCGGCATCCAGACCTGGTGCACGTAAAGAAACATTGGAAAATTACATTCGAAGAATCGAGCAACTTGAGGAAATCGCAAAATCATTCAGATACGTAGATAAAGCTTATGCAATACAAGCAGGAAGAGAATTGAGAATAATAGTTCAACCAGATAAAGTTGAAGATGAAATCGCAGAAAAATTGGCGCACGATATATCTGTTCAAATAGAGGAAAAGGTTCAATATCCTGGAGTAATCAAAGTAACCGTAATTAGAGAAAAAAGAAGCGTAGCTTATGCAAGTTAG